In one window of Kitasatospora sp. MMS16-BH015 DNA:
- a CDS encoding DEAD/DEAH box helicase, whose protein sequence is MNRSSRSSYRSSDSRSATGSRSGAGTHGSRSGGGSFYGDRPAGGRPSSGRGGRQGSSSHAEFALPVSTTPALPAVESFGELDMPSALLSVLTRQGVTSPFPIQAATLPNSLAGRDVLGRGRTGSGKTIAFGLAVLARTAGRKAEPRRPLALVLVPTRELAQQVTEALTPFAHAVRLRMATVVGGMSIGRQAQALNRGAEVVVATPGRLKDLIQRGDCRLDEVGITVLDEADQMADMGFLPQVTELLDQVAEGGQTMLFSATLDRNVDRLVRRFLKDPVTHSVDPSAGAVSTMEHHVLQVQNHDKAATIAHIASREGGVIMFTDTKHGADRLVLDLLASGVKAAALHGGKSQPQRTRTLEQFRTGQVTALIATNVAARGIHVDGLDLVVNLDPPTDHKDYLHRGGRTARAGESGTVVTLVLPNQRRGMARMLATAAITPVTTRVSAGDEELARITGARVPTGIPTVIPDPVVERPRRNTSANRNRRNRPAQAGRNTQAATGSRNAAPRRVTLAA, encoded by the coding sequence ATGAACCGCTCCAGCCGCTCCTCCTACCGGAGCTCCGACTCCCGCTCCGCCACGGGCTCCCGCTCCGGCGCCGGCACCCACGGGTCCCGCTCCGGTGGCGGTTCCTTCTACGGCGACCGCCCGGCCGGTGGCCGGCCTTCCTCCGGTCGGGGCGGCCGTCAGGGCTCCTCCTCGCACGCCGAGTTCGCGCTGCCGGTGAGCACCACCCCGGCGCTGCCGGCCGTCGAGTCCTTCGGCGAGCTGGACATGCCGAGCGCGCTGCTCTCGGTGCTGACCCGCCAGGGCGTCACCTCCCCGTTCCCGATCCAGGCCGCGACCCTGCCGAACTCGCTGGCCGGCCGTGACGTGCTGGGCCGCGGGCGCACTGGCTCCGGCAAGACCATCGCGTTCGGGCTCGCGGTGCTGGCCCGCACCGCCGGGCGGAAGGCCGAGCCGCGCCGCCCGCTGGCACTGGTGCTGGTGCCCACCCGCGAGCTGGCCCAGCAGGTCACCGAGGCCCTCACCCCCTTCGCCCACGCGGTGCGCCTGCGGATGGCGACCGTGGTCGGCGGGATGTCGATCGGCCGCCAGGCCCAGGCGCTGAACCGCGGTGCGGAGGTCGTGGTGGCCACCCCCGGACGCCTCAAGGACCTGATCCAGCGCGGTGACTGCCGGCTGGACGAGGTCGGCATCACGGTGCTGGACGAGGCCGACCAGATGGCCGACATGGGGTTCCTGCCGCAGGTCACCGAGTTGCTCGACCAGGTCGCCGAGGGCGGCCAGACGATGTTGTTCTCCGCCACCCTGGACCGCAACGTCGACCGCCTGGTCCGCCGCTTCCTCAAGGACCCGGTCACCCACTCGGTGGACCCGTCCGCGGGGGCGGTCAGCACCATGGAGCACCACGTGCTGCAGGTGCAGAACCACGACAAGGCCGCCACGATCGCCCATATCGCCTCCCGCGAGGGCGGGGTGATCATGTTCACCGACACCAAGCACGGCGCCGACCGCCTGGTGCTCGACCTGCTCGCCAGCGGGGTGAAGGCGGCCGCGCTGCACGGCGGCAAGTCCCAGCCCCAGCGCACCCGCACCCTGGAGCAGTTCCGCACCGGCCAGGTGACCGCGCTGATCGCGACCAACGTCGCCGCCCGCGGCATCCACGTCGACGGGCTCGATCTGGTCGTCAACCTGGACCCGCCGACCGACCACAAGGACTACCTGCACCGCGGCGGCCGCACCGCCCGGGCGGGCGAGTCCGGGACCGTCGTCACCCTGGTGCTGCCCAACCAGCGCCGAGGGATGGCCCGCATGCTGGCCACCGCCGCCATCACCCCCGTCACCACCAGGGTCAGCGCCGGCGACGAGGAGCTGGCCCGCATCACCGGCGCCCGCGTGCCCACCGGCATCCCCACCGTGATCCCCGACCCCGTCGTCGAACGCCCCCGCCGCAACACCTCCGCGAACCGCAACCGCCGCAACCGCCCCGCACAGGCCGGCCGCAACACGCAGGCCGCCACCGGCTCCCGCAACGCGGCGCCCAGGCGCGTCACCCTCGCCGCGTAG
- a CDS encoding cold-shock protein — protein MANGTVKWFNAEKGFGFIEQEGGGPDVFAHYSNINANGFRELLEGQKVEFDVTQGQKGPQAENIRPL, from the coding sequence TGGCACTGTGAAGTGGTTCAACGCGGAAAAGGGCTTCGGCTTCATCGAGCAGGAGGGTGGCGGCCCGGACGTCTTCGCCCACTACTCGAACATCAACGCCAACGGCTTCCGTGAGCTGCTCGAGGGCCAGAAGGTCGAGTTCGACGTCACGCAGGGCCAGAAGGGCCCGCAGGCGGAGAACATTCGCCCGCTGTAG